In Desulfitobacterium chlororespirans DSM 11544, one DNA window encodes the following:
- a CDS encoding MFS transporter, which produces MEILKNSETVSLQGFLDERVAWREKAAYAMGDVGANVVWATLTSFMTFFFTDVARIGAAAVGSIFLISRILDAFSDVGMGVLVDRTNHRYGKARPWLLWVAIPYGIGAVLLFSVPSFGMTGKIIYAFLTYNLMSTVLYTIFAQPYHTLMALMTRDQYQRSLLTVMRMFAGVCTAIVINNVTLPLVEHFGGGAAGWQKTMAVYGAIAAVVIILVFLFTKERVRGVTAKKTPVKEGLKALAANKYWLMILVVGVLVYILFALPGVNIYYARYVLGNSMYLGSIMTCTFVPNLLCFAAIPLALKIFSKRMLVFIGFLFYAIGTGVLLVNPAHINYVLLGVFIKGLGFAPLAGTLYAFIADTIEYGEWKTGLRMEGLIMSAASFGQKVGTGIGLAIMGWLLAWGNYVGNAATQSQEALHVITFMFIQLPLCIYAAIIAIMYFYKLDREYPAIIEELNQRRS; this is translated from the coding sequence GTGGAAATTCTAAAGAATTCAGAGACTGTAAGTCTTCAGGGCTTTCTCGATGAAAGAGTGGCCTGGCGGGAAAAAGCTGCCTATGCCATGGGGGATGTAGGGGCAAACGTAGTATGGGCTACCCTGACGTCCTTCATGACCTTCTTTTTCACTGATGTGGCGAGAATCGGTGCCGCAGCCGTCGGCAGCATTTTCCTGATATCGCGGATTCTGGATGCTTTCAGCGATGTGGGCATGGGAGTCTTAGTGGACAGAACCAACCATAGGTACGGTAAAGCCCGGCCCTGGCTCTTGTGGGTGGCGATACCCTATGGGATCGGGGCGGTTTTGCTTTTTAGTGTTCCCAGCTTTGGGATGACCGGAAAAATCATTTATGCGTTTCTAACCTATAATCTGATGTCTACGGTATTATACACTATTTTTGCTCAGCCTTATCATACCCTGATGGCGTTGATGACACGGGATCAGTATCAACGGTCACTGCTTACGGTGATGAGGATGTTTGCCGGTGTTTGTACCGCCATTGTCATCAATAATGTGACCCTTCCTCTGGTTGAGCATTTTGGGGGCGGTGCTGCCGGCTGGCAGAAAACCATGGCTGTTTATGGCGCCATAGCGGCAGTGGTGATTATTTTGGTTTTCTTGTTTACGAAGGAAAGGGTCAGAGGGGTCACTGCCAAGAAAACACCGGTTAAGGAAGGGCTGAAAGCTCTTGCTGCCAATAAATATTGGCTGATGATTCTCGTGGTAGGTGTTTTGGTCTATATTCTGTTTGCCCTCCCGGGGGTGAATATTTACTATGCCCGTTATGTATTGGGCAATTCCATGTACCTGGGTTCCATTATGACCTGTACCTTTGTCCCCAATCTGCTTTGTTTTGCGGCAATTCCTCTGGCCCTGAAAATCTTCAGCAAACGCATGCTGGTTTTCATAGGATTTCTTTTCTATGCCATAGGAACAGGAGTTTTGCTGGTGAATCCTGCGCATATCAATTATGTTTTGCTGGGAGTTTTCATTAAAGGTCTTGGTTTTGCTCCCTTGGCGGGCACATTGTATGCCTTTATAGCCGATACTATCGAATATGGTGAATGGAAGACGGGGCTGAGAATGGAAGGACTGATCATGAGTGCGGCAAGCTTCGGACAGAAGGTGGGCACAGGCATCGGGCTGGCAATCATGGGGTGGCTGCTGGCCTGGGGCAATTATGTGGGCAATGCCGCCACTCAATCACAAGAGGCTCTTCATGTGATCACCTTTATGTTTATTCAGCTTCCTTTGTGCATTTATGCCGCAATTATTGCCATCATGTATTTTTACAAACTGGACAGGGAGTATCCGGCAATTATTGAGGAGTTGAACCAAAGAAGATCATGA
- a CDS encoding sigma-54 interaction domain-containing protein, producing the protein MIVTEKSFSDQTYWEGIARCKTQFVNNEEDPLLNPYLRKEVAESWIRSKNNGVFPWTSYSKYHLTEEEWRLLKEQNERLIHIAQPLISNYLGLASTNGHSLELFDPSGAFLLGIHINISSTPVLSIVFNESTTGTTAHGLATYHKKPFQLIGPENYLDVWQNMICSAAPILDEMGEVLGTLALVQDMGEKPWEKNRSNLHVHSLGWVSSLAEAIGNQIKIQNGYDVLNQVNNDLRKATETLKIILEFIDEGVITIEPNGRILSSNHEGSRILNVNHGEIRGQNIAEFLLPKSALMDYVAANKTVDYMEEYVVNGREEKQYLVSLRPVYKQGNSELDFAILRFNHSDKINALVNTRSGAVAKFRFEDIVGQSEAMLKAKALARRFARTRENVLLLGESGTGKELFAQALHNSHRPGGPFIAVNCAAMPRNLIESELFGYESGSFTGAEKNGRPGKIELANGGTLFLDEIGDMPIELQAVLLRVLQDKMVMRLGGRNYRQVDFRLITATNQDLKLLAQERKFRDDLYFRLSVLNIEIPPLRSRGFDIAILAEHFIENYAKRVGLPAAVISPEAKRRILEYNWPGNVRQLENAMIYAVNLAEDGQIMLSHLPKELFEKRTALPMVSEKECDSLEDLFSMKDLEKVTIKKALERSGNSVAIASDLLGISKTTLYRKLKEHNIHY; encoded by the coding sequence ATGATCGTTACCGAAAAGAGTTTTTCTGACCAAACATACTGGGAAGGGATAGCGCGATGTAAAACTCAATTTGTGAATAATGAAGAAGACCCTTTGCTCAATCCCTATTTGCGCAAGGAAGTGGCAGAATCCTGGATCAGATCAAAAAATAATGGGGTTTTTCCTTGGACATCTTATAGTAAATACCACCTGACAGAGGAAGAGTGGCGTTTGCTGAAGGAGCAGAATGAGCGGCTTATTCATATAGCCCAGCCACTGATCAGTAATTATTTGGGGCTGGCTTCTACCAATGGACATTCCCTGGAACTGTTTGACCCCAGCGGTGCCTTTTTGCTGGGGATTCATATCAATATTTCTTCAACTCCGGTCCTGTCCATTGTGTTTAATGAAAGTACCACAGGCACCACCGCTCATGGTTTGGCGACTTATCACAAGAAACCCTTCCAGCTGATCGGGCCGGAGAACTATCTTGATGTCTGGCAGAATATGATCTGTTCCGCAGCCCCTATTTTAGATGAGATGGGCGAAGTTCTGGGGACCTTGGCTTTGGTTCAGGATATGGGTGAGAAACCCTGGGAAAAGAACCGGTCTAATTTGCATGTTCATTCCCTGGGCTGGGTCAGCTCCCTGGCAGAAGCGATTGGCAACCAGATCAAAATTCAAAATGGTTATGATGTGCTCAATCAGGTGAATAACGACTTAAGAAAGGCTACGGAAACCTTGAAAATTATCCTGGAATTTATTGATGAAGGGGTGATCACCATTGAGCCCAATGGGCGGATCCTCAGCTCGAATCATGAGGGCAGCAGAATATTGAATGTGAATCATGGCGAGATAAGAGGGCAAAACATTGCGGAGTTTCTGCTGCCCAAGTCGGCGTTAATGGACTATGTAGCTGCTAACAAAACTGTCGATTACATGGAGGAATATGTGGTCAATGGCCGGGAAGAGAAGCAGTATTTGGTGAGCTTGCGGCCGGTGTATAAGCAAGGCAATAGCGAACTGGATTTTGCCATTCTCCGTTTTAATCATTCGGACAAGATCAATGCACTGGTTAACACCAGGAGCGGGGCTGTAGCAAAATTTCGGTTTGAAGATATTGTGGGGCAAAGCGAAGCTATGTTAAAAGCGAAAGCTTTAGCCAGGCGTTTTGCCAGAACCCGTGAAAATGTCCTTTTGCTGGGGGAAAGCGGGACAGGCAAAGAACTTTTCGCCCAAGCACTTCATAACAGCCACCGCCCGGGGGGGCCCTTTATTGCCGTGAACTGTGCCGCCATGCCCCGGAATTTGATCGAAAGCGAGCTTTTTGGTTATGAAAGCGGCTCCTTCACAGGGGCGGAGAAAAATGGACGGCCGGGCAAGATAGAACTGGCCAACGGGGGAACCCTTTTTCTGGATGAAATCGGCGATATGCCCATTGAGTTGCAGGCGGTGTTGCTGCGGGTTCTGCAGGATAAAATGGTTATGCGGCTGGGAGGAAGAAACTATCGGCAGGTTGATTTCCGCCTGATAACGGCAACCAATCAGGATCTGAAACTCTTAGCTCAAGAGAGGAAGTTTCGTGACGATCTCTATTTCAGACTTTCTGTTCTTAATATAGAGATACCCCCTCTGCGCAGCAGAGGCTTCGATATTGCCATACTTGCGGAGCACTTTATTGAAAATTATGCCAAGCGGGTGGGACTGCCGGCTGCGGTGATCAGCCCGGAGGCCAAACGAAGGATTTTGGAATATAATTGGCCGGGCAATGTCCGCCAACTGGAAAATGCCATGATCTATGCCGTAAATTTGGCTGAAGATGGCCAGATTATGCTCAGTCACTTGCCCAAGGAATTGTTTGAAAAAAGAACGGCCTTGCCCATGGTCAGTGAAAAGGAGTGTGATAGCCTGGAGGATCTGTTCTCGATGAAGGATCTGGAGAAAGTGACCATAAAAAAGGCCTTGGAGAGATCCGGCAATAGTGTGGCCATCGCTTCGGATTTATTGGGAATCAGTAAAACCACTCTGTATAGAAAATTAAAAGAACATAATATTCACTATTGA
- a CDS encoding 4Fe-4S dicluster domain-containing protein: MSRNGLLINYGWCSGCHSCELACRNAHGIPLEQWGIKLTQVGPFRLSGEQTEWDYVPVPTSLCDLCADRVAEGRKPACVHNCLTQCIEYGPLDELMKSMDAKGKKVTVYLP; this comes from the coding sequence ATGTCTCGTAATGGTCTACTCATCAATTACGGCTGGTGCTCAGGCTGCCATAGCTGTGAACTTGCCTGCCGGAACGCCCACGGCATCCCCCTGGAGCAATGGGGGATCAAACTGACTCAGGTCGGACCTTTCAGGCTCAGCGGAGAGCAAACGGAATGGGACTATGTCCCCGTTCCCACCTCCCTTTGCGACCTCTGTGCCGACCGTGTGGCTGAAGGCCGCAAACCGGCCTGTGTCCATAACTGCTTAACTCAGTGCATTGAATATGGCCCCCTGGATGAACTGATGAAAAGCATGGACGCCAAGGGCAAAAAGGTTACCGTCTATCTTCCTTAA
- a CDS encoding molybdopterin-dependent oxidoreductase has translation MAVKYKEGTEKDYTVRTCAWSAPGCHPTGCGLIMHVKDGKLVEVEGDPEHPVSQGRVCVRCLSLPEAIYHPDRILYPMKRAGKKGEDKWERITWDEAYDLIEEKVRYYQKQYGLESIAMMGGTGREATFYFPALSYAVLQTPNNVGVLSGLSCYGPRCAVTEYVLGAGYPEIDYAAYFADRYDNPEFQLPEYIIIWGKSPLESNSDGFFGHAIVDMMKRGTKIIAVDPRVTWLTSRAEYHLQLRPGTDAALALGMLNVIINEDLYDHEFVEKWTFGLDALRERVQEYSPRKVAAICWIKEETIVQAARAFAQAGNSSIQWGVALDMNWNGIQAIQGVLYLMTLTGNLDVPGGNTLAEPASFMGKWRYDTHKQIPEEIYENRIGNKEFPFFNYGLMACSPDNTLEYFEQQQPYPIKMVWSNSQNPLANAAPVPKRWYEAFKKIEFWVCQELFMTPTVAAYADIVLPIATFAEHDGVVIPHFGRNSAFLGAVNQCIERVGECKSDLEICFELGKRLNPQAWPWETVSDFFTEQIEEKTGLDYPGLKDKVVQQQHYVYKKYEQGLLRSDGEPGFETLTGLIELKATIFESWGEDPLPYFQEPPFSPYRTPELFAQYPLVLTTGGRKFTSFHSEHRQIPSLRQITPWPTVEIHPDTAAGLSIQDGDWVAIENHLGQCRMKALVQPTVHPKVVHALHGWWYPEQAGAEPNLFGTFKSNINMLMPHKKIGKLGLGANYKSNLCKVYKVSGLED, from the coding sequence ATGGCTGTAAAATACAAGGAAGGTACAGAAAAGGATTACACTGTGAGAACCTGTGCCTGGTCTGCCCCAGGTTGTCATCCTACGGGCTGCGGGCTGATCATGCACGTGAAAGACGGCAAGCTGGTGGAAGTGGAAGGTGATCCTGAGCACCCCGTTTCTCAGGGACGCGTCTGTGTAAGGTGTCTGTCACTCCCGGAAGCTATTTACCATCCGGACAGAATTCTTTATCCCATGAAGCGTGCAGGCAAAAAAGGCGAGGATAAATGGGAACGCATCACCTGGGATGAAGCCTATGATCTAATTGAAGAGAAGGTCAGATATTATCAAAAGCAATACGGGCTGGAATCCATTGCCATGATGGGGGGCACTGGCCGTGAAGCCACCTTTTACTTCCCTGCCTTATCCTATGCGGTGTTGCAGACACCCAACAATGTGGGGGTTTTAAGCGGCCTTTCCTGTTACGGCCCCCGCTGTGCCGTTACCGAATATGTCTTAGGAGCAGGTTATCCGGAAATTGACTATGCCGCTTACTTCGCCGACCGCTACGACAACCCTGAATTCCAGCTTCCCGAATACATCATCATTTGGGGCAAAAGCCCCCTTGAATCCAATTCCGACGGATTCTTCGGCCATGCTATTGTGGATATGATGAAGCGGGGCACGAAAATTATCGCCGTGGACCCCAGAGTTACCTGGCTGACCTCCCGTGCGGAATACCACCTCCAGCTTCGTCCCGGTACGGACGCAGCCTTGGCTTTAGGCATGCTGAACGTTATTATCAACGAGGATCTCTATGATCATGAATTTGTGGAAAAATGGACCTTTGGACTGGATGCTCTGAGAGAGCGTGTTCAGGAATATTCCCCCCGCAAAGTAGCGGCTATCTGCTGGATTAAGGAAGAAACCATTGTCCAGGCCGCCCGTGCTTTTGCCCAGGCCGGCAATTCCAGCATTCAGTGGGGTGTGGCTCTGGATATGAACTGGAACGGTATTCAGGCCATTCAAGGGGTTCTTTACCTCATGACCCTGACCGGCAACCTTGACGTCCCGGGGGGCAATACCCTGGCCGAGCCTGCCAGCTTCATGGGGAAATGGCGCTATGATACCCACAAGCAGATTCCTGAGGAAATTTACGAGAACCGCATCGGCAATAAAGAGTTCCCCTTCTTCAATTATGGCCTGATGGCCTGCAGCCCGGACAATACCTTGGAATACTTTGAACAACAGCAGCCTTACCCCATTAAGATGGTGTGGTCCAACAGCCAAAACCCCCTTGCCAATGCGGCACCGGTGCCTAAGCGCTGGTATGAGGCCTTTAAGAAAATAGAGTTTTGGGTCTGCCAGGAGCTCTTTATGACCCCCACGGTGGCTGCTTATGCCGATATTGTCCTGCCTATCGCCACCTTTGCCGAGCATGACGGTGTGGTCATTCCTCACTTTGGACGCAATTCGGCTTTCCTGGGGGCGGTTAACCAGTGCATCGAACGGGTGGGAGAATGTAAATCCGACCTGGAAATCTGCTTTGAGTTAGGCAAGCGTTTAAACCCCCAAGCCTGGCCTTGGGAGACCGTGTCCGACTTCTTTACCGAGCAGATCGAGGAGAAAACCGGACTGGATTATCCTGGCCTTAAAGATAAGGTTGTTCAACAGCAGCACTATGTCTATAAGAAATACGAGCAAGGCTTATTGCGCAGTGACGGCGAACCAGGCTTTGAAACCTTGACCGGCCTCATCGAATTAAAAGCCACCATCTTTGAAAGCTGGGGAGAAGATCCCCTCCCTTATTTCCAGGAACCTCCCTTCAGTCCTTACCGCACCCCTGAACTATTTGCTCAATACCCCTTGGTTCTGACTACCGGAGGCAGAAAATTTACCTCCTTCCATTCGGAGCACAGACAGATTCCTTCCTTAAGGCAAATCACCCCTTGGCCTACGGTTGAAATCCATCCTGACACCGCCGCCGGCCTGAGCATTCAAGACGGCGACTGGGTGGCCATTGAGAACCATCTTGGCCAATGCCGCATGAAAGCGCTGGTTCAGCCCACGGTTCATCCGAAGGTCGTTCATGCCCTCCACGGCTGGTGGTACCCGGAACAAGCCGGGGCCGAACCCAACCTGTTCGGTACTTTTAAATCCAATATCAACATGCTGATGCCCCACAAAAAAATCGGCAAGCTTGGTTTAGGCGCCAACTACAAAAGCAATCTCTGCAAAGTATACAAAGTAAGCGGTTTAGAAGACTGA
- a CDS encoding zinc finger domain-containing protein: protein MCFRPAAVSKVIICSGCQKKLTLQQGHMAAKCPFCGTEIGKEEVRNPQPPNHTER from the coding sequence ATGTGTTTCAGACCCGCAGCCGTATCTAAAGTTATCATTTGTTCCGGCTGCCAAAAAAAATTAACCCTGCAACAAGGTCACATGGCTGCAAAATGCCCTTTTTGCGGTACGGAAATAGGCAAAGAAGAGGTCAGGAATCCTCAACCCCCTAATCATACTGAGCGCTGA
- a CDS encoding molybdopterin-dependent oxidoreductase, translating to MEFKNDLGKPWKYEEDGFTVIRTSVWSPPGCHPVGCGLKLYVNQEGILEKIEGDENDPITKGRLCVRCLDLKEVIYNPSRILYPMKRNPRDRGKADKWERTTWEEAYAMIKQKRDFVIENYGVEAIAAYSGTGRNGGIMVQEFAHEVLGTPNACYTQSGYACYTPRAAATAAITGCYYPEIDYGGGVEGTYDNPDYKIPEVIVLWGKEPLPSNGDGLFGHALIDLMKRGTQIISVDPRVNWLATRSAVHLRLRPGTDAAMGMAWLNVIINEELYDQDFVENWCYGFDELKERVADMTPEKAAEICRVDAEIIRKAARMYAGAAQAGIAWGLAIDQNQNGTQAAQCILSLIAITGNLDKPGGQLVGEAKSAVPEAEDGMTSTYAATGHQLDGWVALGEELRNKTIGMKEYPLYVNSIRNAHADLMLDCLMTDKPYRIVMAMIQSTNIIAPTNSAESKKWHQALKRLDFVFATDVFMTPTIQACADLFLPLKCAPEHDSINYTHYSGSQIHFGVTNQAIAVGECKSDVEIAVELGKYLGREQYVTRHTDEKAWLNNRRAQRNLIGGGKEDFDTIREKVHIQQGRKYYKYQTGHLRPDRQTGFLTTTGRVELYSYMFEGVGSDPLPYYREPPFSPYSTPELAKEYPFILTTGARTYAYFHSEHRQVPLLRELNPNPLLEVNPEDAAALGLLEGQWVEISNQFGEAKFKAKVTPTVRQGTVMAQHGWWFPEQEADEPNLSGVWHSNVNTLIPNHYNGSLGFGAPYKCMICKITPLKESYDVDMNRFQEKFRKVAG from the coding sequence ATGGAATTTAAAAACGACTTAGGCAAGCCTTGGAAGTATGAGGAAGACGGTTTCACGGTCATCCGGACTTCCGTATGGTCTCCCCCGGGTTGTCATCCGGTGGGCTGCGGACTGAAGCTCTATGTGAATCAAGAGGGTATTCTTGAGAAAATCGAAGGGGACGAGAACGATCCCATCACCAAAGGCCGGCTTTGCGTCAGATGCCTGGATCTTAAAGAAGTGATCTATAATCCCAGCCGTATTCTCTATCCCATGAAGCGCAATCCTCGGGACCGGGGCAAGGCTGACAAATGGGAACGCACCACCTGGGAAGAAGCCTATGCAATGATTAAGCAGAAGCGGGATTTTGTCATCGAAAATTACGGTGTGGAGGCGATTGCCGCTTACAGCGGTACCGGCCGCAACGGCGGTATTATGGTACAGGAATTTGCCCATGAGGTGCTGGGCACACCCAATGCCTGCTATACTCAGTCCGGCTATGCCTGTTATACTCCCCGTGCGGCCGCTACTGCAGCGATCACGGGCTGTTATTACCCGGAGATCGATTATGGGGGCGGTGTGGAAGGGACCTATGATAACCCTGACTACAAGATTCCGGAAGTGATTGTGCTTTGGGGGAAGGAGCCTTTGCCTTCCAACGGCGACGGTCTCTTTGGCCACGCTTTGATCGATTTGATGAAGCGGGGCACCCAAATTATTTCCGTGGATCCCCGTGTCAATTGGCTGGCGACACGATCCGCCGTCCATCTGCGCCTGCGCCCGGGTACGGATGCGGCTATGGGGATGGCCTGGCTCAATGTGATTATCAATGAAGAGCTGTATGATCAGGATTTCGTGGAAAACTGGTGTTACGGCTTTGATGAACTGAAAGAGCGGGTGGCTGATATGACTCCGGAAAAGGCGGCAGAGATCTGCCGGGTGGATGCGGAGATCATCAGGAAGGCCGCCAGAATGTATGCCGGTGCCGCCCAAGCGGGAATTGCCTGGGGCCTGGCCATCGACCAGAACCAGAACGGCACCCAGGCTGCCCAGTGTATCTTAAGTTTGATCGCCATTACGGGGAATCTGGATAAACCCGGGGGCCAGCTGGTGGGAGAAGCCAAATCGGCAGTGCCGGAAGCAGAGGATGGTATGACCTCCACCTATGCGGCTACCGGACATCAATTGGACGGATGGGTCGCCTTGGGGGAGGAACTGAGAAATAAAACCATCGGCATGAAGGAGTATCCACTGTACGTCAATTCCATCCGCAATGCCCATGCCGACCTGATGCTGGACTGCCTCATGACGGATAAACCTTATCGGATCGTGATGGCCATGATTCAGTCCACCAATATTATTGCCCCAACCAACTCTGCGGAAAGCAAAAAGTGGCATCAAGCCCTGAAAAGGCTGGATTTTGTCTTTGCCACCGACGTTTTTATGACTCCCACTATTCAGGCCTGTGCCGATTTGTTCCTGCCCTTGAAATGCGCCCCGGAGCACGACAGCATTAACTACACCCATTATTCCGGCTCTCAGATTCATTTTGGGGTCACCAATCAGGCCATCGCAGTGGGCGAGTGCAAGAGTGATGTTGAGATTGCCGTAGAGTTGGGCAAATACCTGGGCAGGGAGCAGTATGTAACAAGACATACGGATGAAAAAGCGTGGCTCAACAACCGGCGTGCCCAAAGAAATCTGATCGGCGGCGGCAAGGAAGATTTCGATACAATCCGGGAAAAGGTACACATCCAGCAGGGACGCAAATATTACAAGTATCAGACAGGCCATCTCCGCCCCGATCGTCAGACCGGGTTCCTGACCACAACGGGACGGGTTGAGCTTTATTCCTACATGTTCGAAGGTGTGGGCTCAGATCCGCTGCCTTATTACCGGGAGCCTCCCTTCAGCCCCTATTCCACTCCTGAATTAGCCAAAGAGTATCCCTTCATCCTGACCACCGGCGCCCGGACTTACGCCTACTTCCACAGCGAACACCGTCAGGTTCCGCTGTTACGTGAATTAAATCCGAACCCCCTGCTCGAGGTTAACCCGGAAGATGCTGCTGCTTTGGGTTTGCTGGAAGGGCAGTGGGTGGAAATCTCCAACCAGTTCGGGGAAGCTAAGTTTAAGGCCAAGGTAACCCCCACAGTACGCCAAGGTACGGTCATGGCACAGCACGGTTGGTGGTTCCCGGAACAGGAGGCCGATGAACCCAATCTCTCCGGGGTATGGCATTCCAATGTCAATACGCTGATTCCCAATCATTACAATGGCTCCCTGGGATTTGGAGCGCCTTATAAATGCATGATCTGCAAAATCACGCCCCTCAAGGAAAGCTATGATGTGGATATGAACCGATTCCAGGAGAAATTCAGAAAGGTGGCGGGTTGA
- a CDS encoding 4Fe-4S dicluster domain-containing protein → MAGYGLLIDYEYCTGCQSCEIACKTEHDFPVGKWGIRVFEEGPWQKDDADDEGSHFNWNKVPIPTDLCDGCKDRVAAGRKPTCVHHCLADVMRFGTLEELSAELARKPKQVLWSIK, encoded by the coding sequence ATGGCGGGGTACGGACTTTTAATCGACTATGAATATTGTACCGGTTGTCAGAGCTGCGAGATTGCTTGCAAGACCGAACATGATTTCCCGGTAGGAAAATGGGGAATCCGGGTTTTTGAAGAGGGACCCTGGCAGAAGGACGATGCTGACGATGAAGGAAGTCATTTTAATTGGAACAAAGTTCCTATTCCTACGGATTTATGCGACGGCTGTAAGGACAGGGTGGCCGCAGGCCGGAAGCCCACCTGTGTGCACCACTGCCTGGCTGATGTGATGCGTTTTGGAACCCTCGAAGAGCTCAGTGCAGAACTGGCCAGGAAACCTAAGCAGGTACTCTGGTCAATCAAGTAG